The proteins below are encoded in one region of Nocardia sp. XZ_19_385:
- a CDS encoding MlaD family protein: MRRLVSAQGFVTAVGVGLVVLLALVGYVVVADPLRATISYCADMPDAVGLYPGNHVTMLGVPVGTVTAVEPRNGRARVEFTVAAEHRLRGEVLATTVSDTLVADRELEVLGESGPLPEWSRESCVTNTFTPKSISETLRALRAFSGLADQLNGGDNPADQDKLRTGLQSFAGATAGTGPQLNQTIRDLATALKRPDAAIGNIGSLIDSFATIMSSVAVNWADIETAVTQAAPGITLINEIWTDVVQIVQSLTVILPWLNNLSRKYGYDILNGLDETIPYLKLLSANVAGLQQLLETLPVLAGAFTNTLDPATGAPRVNWAPPKAALPPEQAGLICALLRSATPGSCRAAANGLVDTDLVPLVLGLAGAP; the protein is encoded by the coding sequence ATGCGACGACTGGTCAGCGCGCAAGGTTTCGTCACCGCGGTCGGAGTTGGGTTGGTCGTGCTTCTCGCCCTGGTGGGCTACGTGGTGGTGGCCGACCCGCTGCGTGCCACGATCTCCTACTGCGCGGACATGCCGGACGCGGTGGGCTTGTACCCGGGCAATCACGTCACCATGCTCGGTGTTCCGGTCGGCACCGTGACCGCCGTGGAACCACGAAACGGTAGAGCGCGAGTGGAATTCACCGTCGCGGCCGAGCACCGACTCCGGGGGGAGGTACTGGCGACCACGGTGTCGGACACCCTGGTAGCCGACCGAGAGCTCGAGGTCCTCGGCGAATCGGGGCCGCTGCCGGAGTGGTCGCGCGAGTCCTGTGTAACCAACACCTTCACCCCCAAGAGCATCAGCGAAACCCTGCGCGCCCTGCGCGCCTTCTCCGGATTGGCCGACCAGCTCAACGGCGGCGACAACCCCGCAGACCAGGACAAGCTCCGGACCGGCCTGCAGTCCTTCGCCGGCGCCACCGCGGGCACCGGCCCGCAACTGAACCAGACCATCCGCGACCTGGCGACCGCGCTCAAACGACCCGACGCCGCAATCGGCAACATCGGGTCACTCATCGACTCCTTCGCCACGATCATGTCCAGCGTCGCCGTCAACTGGGCAGACATCGAAACAGCCGTCACCCAGGCCGCACCCGGCATCACCCTGATCAACGAGATCTGGACCGACGTTGTCCAGATCGTGCAATCACTGACCGTGATCCTGCCCTGGCTGAACAACCTGTCCCGCAAGTACGGCTATGACATCCTCAACGGCCTCGACGAAACCATCCCCTACCTGAAGCTGCTGTCGGCCAATGTCGCAGGCCTGCAACAACTCCTGGAAACGCTACCCGTCCTGGCCGGCGCCTTCACCAACACCCTCGACCCGGCCACCGGCGCGCCGCGGGTGAATTGGGCGCCGCCGAAAGCCGCGCTCCCGCCCGAACAAGCCGGCCTGATCTGCGCGTTGCTACGGTCCGCGACTCCGGGCAGTTGCCGCGCCGCGGCCAACGGACTCGTCGACACCGACCTCGTCCCCCTCGTCCTCGGATTGGCAGGTGCCCCGTGA
- a CDS encoding MlaD family protein, producing the protein MTARRPRRGIAALAAVAATISACTLDPAKMPVPGAAVAGPTYSVHIQFTNALNLPAQAKVVANGAKVGSLRSVTIVDPSATAPGYVEAIVDISTAVRLPASTTAQLRQSTVLGDIYIGLSTPEPGPPLADGGAIGLEQTKPPLQIEDLLLGLSSFVGGGSLQQIQRIIDQANAALPEEPADTARIFDTLGRDVQDVSLNLDAVDRLLDGLRANLSAVTDNRAALDALLSPRGATEIPASANSIAQTLGIVGQLSLIANALVWLGPLLQAGDSAAKALVPLLFAANPLDLAAPSNLNRLVALLHDKVIPFAERPAIDITSVTVESSRTEQTEDMVRALRVIGLVR; encoded by the coding sequence GTGACCGCACGCCGACCCCGCCGCGGCATCGCCGCGCTCGCCGCTGTGGCCGCCACGATCTCCGCCTGCACCTTGGACCCGGCCAAGATGCCCGTTCCCGGCGCTGCCGTCGCGGGACCGACCTACTCCGTACACATCCAATTCACCAACGCGCTGAACCTGCCCGCCCAAGCCAAAGTCGTCGCCAACGGAGCCAAGGTCGGCAGCCTGCGCTCGGTTACCATCGTCGACCCGTCCGCCACCGCGCCGGGCTATGTGGAAGCTATTGTCGATATCAGCACCGCGGTGCGGCTGCCGGCGAGCACCACCGCCCAACTGCGCCAAAGCACCGTGCTCGGCGACATCTACATCGGACTCAGCACACCCGAGCCCGGTCCGCCGCTCGCCGACGGCGGCGCCATCGGACTCGAACAGACGAAACCGCCCCTGCAAATCGAGGATCTACTGCTCGGACTGTCCTCCTTCGTCGGAGGTGGTTCGCTGCAACAGATTCAACGGATCATCGACCAAGCCAACGCCGCGCTGCCCGAAGAGCCCGCCGACACCGCCCGCATCTTCGACACCCTCGGCCGCGACGTCCAAGACGTCAGCCTCAACCTGGACGCAGTCGACCGCTTGCTCGACGGGCTGCGCGCGAACCTGTCCGCGGTCACCGACAACCGCGCCGCCCTCGATGCCTTGCTCAGCCCGCGCGGCGCGACCGAGATCCCCGCCAGTGCCAACTCCATCGCCCAAACCCTCGGCATCGTCGGACAACTCAGCTTGATCGCGAACGCACTGGTCTGGCTCGGCCCGCTGCTGCAGGCCGGTGACAGCGCGGCCAAGGCCCTGGTGCCTCTGCTGTTCGCCGCGAACCCCCTCGACCTGGCCGCCCCCTCCAATCTCAACCGGCTCGTCGCGCTGTTGCACGACAAGGTTATTCCGTTCGCCGAGCGGCCCGCGATCGACATCACCTCGGTCACCGTCGAATCCTCCCGCACCGAGCAAACCGAAGACATGGTGCGCGCTCTACGCGTGATCGGACTGGTGCGATGA
- a CDS encoding MlaD family protein: MKPTALASLASIVVLLIAGGTYLVFGVVRVSWLDDTLTATLQVPDSGGLAAGSKVLLSGVEIGRVTAVSHTSTAVEVRLRIDSRYPVPAASAARIEALSALGEPYLDFRPADGGGPYLRDGQTVPARNVQTPVSLPEVAADTTGLLRQLDPAALTSIVDTFSIALAGTDRLTPEIARATDLLAATILSRSAVLRQLLLDLQAHAPRTGAIGSGLAEAAQPWQDFGPRVAEVADALAGMIRAGQMPQAFHFDDGISLGLLPFLEKLSAKIEALGPELQELLPLLAALAATATRSAGQLDLSALITQALHATTLDGTLRLQLAVK, from the coding sequence ATGAAGCCCACCGCCCTGGCTTCCCTGGCCAGCATCGTGGTCCTTCTCATCGCCGGGGGCACCTATCTGGTTTTCGGCGTGGTGCGCGTCAGCTGGCTCGATGACACCCTTACCGCCACCCTGCAGGTGCCCGACTCCGGCGGCCTGGCCGCCGGTTCGAAGGTGTTGCTGTCCGGAGTCGAGATCGGCAGGGTGACAGCGGTTTCGCACACCAGCACCGCGGTGGAGGTACGGCTGCGGATCGATAGCCGGTATCCGGTTCCCGCCGCCAGCGCCGCCCGCATCGAAGCGCTGTCCGCGCTCGGCGAGCCGTACCTGGACTTCCGGCCCGCCGACGGCGGGGGCCCCTATCTGCGTGACGGGCAGACGGTGCCGGCCCGCAATGTGCAAACGCCGGTTTCCTTGCCCGAAGTCGCCGCGGACACCACCGGGTTGCTACGGCAGCTGGACCCGGCCGCGCTCACCTCGATCGTCGACACCTTCTCCATTGCCCTCGCCGGTACCGACCGGCTGACCCCCGAGATCGCCCGCGCCACCGACCTGCTCGCCGCCACCATCCTCAGCCGCAGCGCCGTGCTGCGCCAACTGCTGCTGGACCTGCAAGCCCACGCGCCCCGCACCGGCGCCATCGGTTCCGGGCTGGCCGAGGCCGCACAACCTTGGCAGGACTTCGGACCTCGCGTCGCCGAAGTCGCCGATGCACTCGCCGGCATGATTCGCGCCGGTCAGATGCCGCAGGCCTTCCATTTCGACGACGGCATCAGCTTGGGCCTGCTGCCTTTCCTGGAGAAACTGTCGGCGAAGATCGAGGCTCTCGGTCCCGAGCTCCAAGAACTTCTGCCGCTGTTGGCCGCGCTGGCCGCCACCGCCACCCGCAGCGCGGGACAACTAGACCTGAGCGCCCTGATCACCCAAGCGCTGCATGCGACCACCCTGGACGGCACCCTGCGCCTGCAACTCGCCGTTAAATAA
- a CDS encoding TetR/AcrR family transcriptional regulator, whose amino-acid sequence MTTTPTSRRQMYAAATRTALLDAGRESFAERGYAGTSIEDITAAALISKGAFYRHFADKQAIFLDLFAERLHDAAESIEEAVTGIQQAEPGAGPPIAIACAYAFAARSISDPVHRELLRQAPEVLGEQKYNAIDDKLVLPPVQRLLAVLAERGELRDGVPLETTARLLLRLMCASNTIIANAADRESMLAECATTMMFIFAGVLKTAET is encoded by the coding sequence ATGACGACGACGCCGACTAGCAGACGCCAGATGTATGCGGCCGCCACCCGCACCGCGCTCCTCGACGCGGGACGCGAGTCCTTCGCCGAACGCGGCTACGCCGGAACCAGCATCGAAGACATCACCGCAGCGGCTCTGATCAGCAAGGGCGCCTTCTACCGCCACTTCGCCGACAAACAGGCTATCTTCCTGGACCTTTTCGCGGAACGACTGCACGACGCGGCCGAATCGATCGAGGAGGCGGTGACCGGGATCCAGCAGGCCGAGCCCGGCGCAGGGCCGCCGATCGCGATCGCGTGTGCCTACGCGTTCGCGGCGAGATCGATCAGCGACCCCGTACATCGTGAGCTGCTACGGCAAGCACCCGAGGTCCTCGGTGAACAGAAGTACAACGCCATCGACGATAAGCTGGTGCTCCCCCCAGTCCAGCGCCTGCTCGCCGTGCTTGCCGAGCGAGGGGAGCTACGTGACGGTGTTCCACTCGAAACGACCGCTCGCCTGCTGCTACGGCTGATGTGCGCCAGCAACACGATCATCGCCAACGCCGCAGACCGCGAATCGATGCTGGCCGAATGCGCGACCACGATGATGTTCATCTTCGCAGGGGTGCTGAAGACCGCCGAAACCTAA
- a CDS encoding TetR/AcrR family transcriptional regulator: MPKALTREEQQAITREVILAAAQQVFLTSGYHGTTIAKIAKAAGRTHGALYGHFASKEALGQEILRQHFEEVLARLATALIEVDDIAAKLVVLEQQWRILSAETDWTTLAAEFVFATRQDPEQAKTIAETTDGLRAAVRVVLLTQAASIDLDIHDLELLDRAIVAIIGSGIGLVIAQVLGTVDADGSAAGFIETFRLWLVRLGVSPHQLEHPTRP, translated from the coding sequence ATGCCCAAGGCGTTGACCCGCGAAGAGCAGCAGGCGATCACTCGTGAGGTCATCCTCGCCGCGGCGCAACAGGTCTTCCTCACCAGCGGCTATCACGGTACGACGATCGCAAAAATCGCCAAGGCGGCCGGCCGTACACACGGGGCGCTCTATGGTCACTTCGCGAGCAAGGAGGCACTGGGCCAGGAGATTCTGCGCCAGCACTTCGAGGAGGTCCTCGCCCGGCTTGCCACGGCCTTGATCGAAGTTGATGACATCGCCGCCAAACTCGTTGTCCTGGAACAACAATGGCGCATCCTCAGTGCGGAGACCGACTGGACCACGCTCGCGGCCGAGTTCGTCTTCGCGACCAGGCAGGATCCTGAACAAGCAAAGACCATCGCCGAGACCACCGACGGCCTGCGTGCGGCGGTACGGGTCGTGTTGTTGACGCAAGCGGCAAGCATCGATCTCGACATCCATGATCTCGAGCTACTCGACCGCGCAATCGTGGCGATCATCGGCTCAGGAATCGGTCTGGTGATCGCCCAGGTGCTAGGCACTGTCGATGCCGACGGGTCCGCAGCAGGCTTCATCGAGACTTTTCGCCTGTGGCTGGTTCGTCTGGGGGTATCGCCACACCAGCTGGAACACCCAACTCGCCCTTAG
- a CDS encoding oxygenase MpaB family protein, protein MGNVADDNRKYDFLLKLHGKNGEKALTMAEAPRLDDGYFGPDSISWKIYNNFLVAGMGALSGLFISVLDPDGGYGVGQHTVYHSDTLGRVRRSVQFFGGAVFGDTAGAEKVGRDLFRKHSHVNGVVPATGESYRANHVETLKFTYVVGWPHLWRAYKAFGDPNATAEDERQFYAEQHIVAELLGIPSGELPRTPEEVDAWVQNAEQNIMAFTRPAQELTDFLTKPPWTPVWPLGVLNIPLRVLIWASVPLLTPHVRAMCGLENKPIRTAVSTALVRRAAKLVSNPIVDRALASWFGYEYWGYMHNAARHAAGTGRVPFTHDPGLRLQQGKGGTLQSTESADARSSATAGHSNGIAQEVGL, encoded by the coding sequence ATGGGCAATGTCGCCGACGACAACAGAAAGTACGACTTCCTCCTCAAACTTCATGGAAAGAATGGGGAGAAGGCGCTGACGATGGCCGAGGCGCCCCGTCTCGATGACGGGTACTTCGGTCCGGATTCGATCAGCTGGAAGATCTACAACAACTTCCTGGTGGCCGGCATGGGTGCGCTGTCCGGTTTGTTCATCTCGGTCCTGGATCCAGACGGCGGCTACGGCGTAGGCCAGCACACCGTGTACCACTCCGACACCCTGGGACGGGTGCGCCGTAGCGTGCAGTTCTTCGGCGGAGCTGTATTCGGTGACACCGCCGGCGCCGAGAAGGTCGGCCGTGACCTTTTCCGCAAGCACTCGCATGTCAACGGTGTGGTGCCGGCGACGGGTGAGTCCTACCGCGCGAACCATGTCGAGACCCTCAAGTTCACCTACGTCGTGGGCTGGCCGCATCTGTGGCGGGCCTACAAGGCATTCGGTGACCCGAACGCGACCGCCGAGGACGAGCGGCAGTTCTACGCCGAGCAGCACATCGTCGCCGAGCTGCTCGGGATCCCGTCGGGCGAGCTGCCGCGGACACCTGAGGAGGTCGATGCCTGGGTGCAGAACGCGGAGCAGAACATCATGGCCTTCACCCGGCCGGCGCAGGAGCTCACAGACTTCCTCACCAAGCCGCCGTGGACACCCGTCTGGCCGCTGGGTGTGCTCAATATCCCGCTCCGAGTTCTGATCTGGGCATCGGTTCCACTGCTGACACCTCATGTTCGGGCAATGTGCGGGTTGGAAAACAAGCCGATTCGGACGGCGGTTTCTACCGCTCTCGTTCGCCGTGCAGCGAAATTGGTATCGAACCCCATCGTGGACAGGGCACTGGCGTCCTGGTTCGGCTACGAATACTGGGGCTACATGCACAACGCCGCGCGCCATGCCGCAGGCACGGGGCGCGTGCCCTTCACCCATGATCCCGGCCTGCGACTGCAGCAGGGCAAAGGCGGAACTTTGCAGTCCACGGAGTCGGCCGACGCGCGATCCTCGGCGACTGCGGGACACAGCAACGGCATCGCCCAGGAGGTGGGACTGTGA
- a CDS encoding peroxiredoxin-like family protein, with protein sequence MTRVDVIANERLLTDRHYWREFQEFWQDKPVALVFLRQFGSAFALQQAQKISAHYDEITAAGGDVVFIGLGTPIQAFTFRQKAKTRFTVLATNDQTLYRTMGLWRAVLGTIGPRNLVPFVHLLRNGVYPAQRTGDNAQLGGAFVVAAGGKEVVWDFRAHRASDIPPTADIVAALRAASKVAAA encoded by the coding sequence GTGACCAGAGTCGACGTCATCGCCAATGAACGGCTGCTCACCGACCGGCACTACTGGCGCGAGTTCCAGGAGTTCTGGCAGGACAAGCCCGTGGCATTGGTATTCCTGCGCCAGTTCGGCAGTGCTTTCGCGCTGCAGCAGGCTCAGAAAATCAGTGCGCACTATGACGAGATCACCGCTGCCGGTGGCGATGTGGTGTTCATCGGGCTCGGCACACCGATCCAAGCTTTCACCTTCCGGCAGAAGGCGAAGACCCGTTTCACGGTGCTGGCGACCAACGACCAGACGCTGTACCGCACCATGGGGCTGTGGCGGGCCGTCCTCGGCACGATCGGGCCGCGGAACCTGGTCCCCTTTGTGCACCTACTCCGTAACGGCGTCTACCCGGCTCAGCGTACGGGCGACAACGCCCAGCTAGGCGGCGCATTCGTCGTCGCGGCCGGCGGCAAAGAGGTCGTGTGGGACTTCCGTGCACACCGCGCCTCCGACATCCCACCCACCGCGGACATCGTCGCGGCCCTCCGCGCGGCATCGAAAGTGGCAGCGGCGTGA